From Diceros bicornis minor isolate mBicDic1 chromosome 17, mDicBic1.mat.cur, whole genome shotgun sequence, the proteins below share one genomic window:
- the RESF1 gene encoding retroelement silencing factor 1 isoform X3 yields MNWNTKPETVTLPPQYPKSQTSFLEQALINTPSQSSLNYLGSNQEACMFLSNANPVSQPLPNIRNYKTPQQIPISDMHSGTIVASQTSVERITYANVKGPKQLNHNLQMSSGVTQNVWLNSPMRNSLLSHTGATVSQQTSFGTNTPNVHALQNQFVTSDTYSMQLQMIPSNSVSGPVTYQGNPRLNPSLSDQQVDWAQQQYTSNGLTYPDYRPLPKQYSYSSQSFMQDPTQKQNPMPSTSLQVKNSHPPNSALTLQSKQTATIQSYQYAVSQTDRRPPPPYDCRYASQPLQSTQHVIKHSLEVPQSQEMHLPEMRKDFCRGFQQQWQNLNDNVSMTGNVCNLKVNTNISQPFNGPIRSSVEGVQTLPQNNHEKRVDSCNLTSSQVLDTSVTKEKLVRDIKTLVEIKKKFSELARKIKINKSLLMAAGCIKTTNTPYSQSAQNSELSLNQTAKIQSEPQVTPVTPETAEDKLAPAMESLEETNVTHSTLNSNIQDTNCRNFNQVNSVLQNPVCSEKLPMLPNQLHDLKVMTSLKTSAVEITQATLNNTPFSSGNFVNVEQNVPTNSGTTSFPQSTSFEEYVSKYPNKNKLILSLLAHGDKTPKKSLKDASKTIQDSKPHTFERNPNTRITGNQLNLKTMEPPSTCKINPKISDNSFCLERKSSTNGVSSKNDSHCSMELLATCLSLWKKQPSQPTEEQCNGSRTYTTAVGISKPGEICDKSPFSVVENSPNKTVNSSQETTLSMVVQNYESLGATITKGTELQIAIVSPLILSDVKTLSVKEIKPEAPPETVYPVIKEGSVCSLQNQLAENTGVTAALKVNEPVASTTASTKIFPLIQKEKQNESTNGNSEGAPNTTQGKHIKSEPDIHYPVSDQQASCNSRDNDIVSGDTLQIDNICSLVEGNTSLQIDNICSLVEGNTSYNSQIAKIFNSPPLKKVELQEPSLPNHQVISSKRQKQLDNITENKDFGFQKDDFVECTDISHKITDESKSLQPPESPSLKYVEANSGIVEESNLEQITEKESMANGMCSVAANQQDSSLEEIAVSCDYTAQDPARNEILDGKTSGLYLHDQLSELLKEFPYGIEAVNTCKGSVAPKLTDEISKDQTCDKTDCNSKDSMDSTDQIQIKILSSEEMKQLFPEQDDQRCEADKLTEPQKEKAVMEEGSRCDSEALTDGESCDSVIVDSEKDDVRCCALGWLSMVYEGIPQCQCNSIKNQTSGEEKGKDQCPPLETNSCQQGERTSDRDVPVGFTSSPSNKPKIPLSLPDGKNHFRLTEEGKNIKDGSQTKHNSSLRSEQEVSSQYLSKGDKKLDFLQSHKRKAKLQFHEITFHSGNKMTKFSQESLQKRLVAPNSRPLKAKTCFLTNKNKDLHVKNGSLVQSVSPEKRKLKAGGPTQKILEKRKLDEGSVHVSEMKRKKHDKREQNRNVGGGTFKLCNFLSTSNERARVKEKAVSNVMSSGSKDSSSKFNRVLTQKEYLQRQKYKETVGNKALKKYVKNVPCDSEYVRSSKLAVRVGSCGTSNDRQSSSVQTSKEPINIYVNHGKNIKIHHSEESKTNVSRNVKGTVGGKQPDKMWIDKTKLDKNLTNINNDVEFSQMSPQSKDQRKLYLNRVAFKCTERESICLTKLDGSPRKLNKEKRPENKPKSLLLVKDTTEKSRMLEFKLCPDGLIKNTNPVEDRKDLQPCPGKEQAPVQVSGIKSTKEDWLKCVTEEKRMPEANQEIGEGFGLRANQKNQSFQYPI; encoded by the exons ATGAATTGGAATACAAAACCAGAGACTGTCACCTTACCACCACAGTATCCTAAAAGCCAAACCTCTTTTTTGGAGCAGGCTTTAATAAACACACCATCTCAAAGTTCTTTAAACTATCTTGGAAGTAATCAAGAAGCGTGCATGTTTCTCAGTAATGCAAATCCAGTTTCACAGCCACTGCCCAAcataagaaattataaaactcctcaacaaaTCCCTATTTCTGATATGCATAGTGGGACAATTGTGGCCTCACAAACTTCAGTAGAAAGAATAACATATGCAAATGTTAAAGGACCAAAACAACTGAATCACAATTTGCAAATGTCTTCAGGAGTTACACAAAATGTATGGTTGAACTCACCAATGCGGAATTCTTTGCTTTCTCATACAGGGGCAACTGTATCTCAACAAACCAGTTTTGGAACTAATACGCCCAATGTACATGCACTACAGAATCAATTTGTAACATCGGATACCTATTCTATGCAACTACAAATGATCCCTTCTAATTCTGTAAGCGGTCCTGTAACTTATCAGGGAAACCCAAGACTAAACCCATCTTTATCAGACCAACAGGTTGATTGGGCACAACAACAGTATACATCTAATGGACTGACTTATCCGGATTACAGACCACTTCCAAAGCAATACAGTTATTCATCACAAAGCTTTATGCAAGATCCTACTCAGAAACAAAACCCTATGCCATCTACATCATTACAAGTTAAAAATAGTCATCCTCCAAATTCTGCACTGACTTTACAGTCAAAGCAGACTGCAACTATACAGTCATATCAATATGCAGTTTCTCAGACTGACAGAAGACCTCCTCCTCCTTATGACTGTAGGTATGCAAGCCAGCCGTTGCAAAGTACTCAGCATGTTATTAAACACTCTTTGGAAGTTCCTCAGAGTCAAGAAATGCACTTACCTGAAATGAGGAAAGACTTCTGTAGAGGCTTTCAACAGCAATGGCAAAACCTTAATGATAATGTCAGCATGACTGGAAATGTCTGTAACTTGAAAGTAAATACCAACATCAGTCAGCCTTTTAATGGACCCATTAGATCTTCTGTAGAAGGTGTTCAGACTCTTCCTCAAAATAATCATGAGAAAAGAGTGGATTCTTGCAATCTAACTTCAAGTCAAGTACTGGACACAAGTGTCACAAAAGAAAAGTTAGTGAGGGATATTAAAACattggtagaaataaaaaagaagttttCAGAACTtgcaaggaaaattaaaattaataaaagtctTTTGATGGCAGCAGGTTgtattaaaacaacaaatacCCCATATAGTCAGTCAGCTCAAAATTCTGAATTGTCTTTGAATCAAACTGCCAAAATCCAGTCTGAACCACAGGTAACCCCAGTCACTCCAGAGACTGCAGAGGATAAACTAGCACCAGCCATGGAATCTCTAGAGGAAACAAATGTAACACACAGTACATTGAATTCCAACATTCAGGACACCAATTGCAGAAATTTTAACCAAGTCAATTCTGTTTTACAAAATCCTGTCTGTTCAGAAAAGTTGCCAATGCTGCCAAACCAGTTACACGATTTGAAAGTTATGACTTCTTTAAAGACATCAGCTGTTGAGATTACCCAGGCAACATTAAATAACACCCCGTTTTCATCAGGAAATTTTGTCAACGTTGAACAAAATGTGCCAACAAATTCTGGAACAACTTCTTTTCCTCAGTCTACGTCTTTTGAGGAATATGTTTCAAAGTATCCAAATAAAAATAAGCTAATTCTCAGTTTACTGGCACATGGAGATAAAACTCCAAAGAAATCATTAAAAGATGCTAGTAAAACTATTCAGGATTCTAAACCACATACTTTTGAAAGGAATCCAAATACCCGAATCACTGGTAACCAACTGAATTTGAAAACCATGGAACCTCCAAGTACTTGTAAGATAAATCCCAAGATTTCAGACAATTCGTTTTGCCTTGAGCGTAAATCCTCTACAAATGGAGTGTCTTCTAAAAATGACAGTCACTGTTCCATGGAATTGCTAGCAACGTGTCTTTCTCTGTGGAAAAAACAACCTTCACAACCTACAGAAGAACAGTGTAATGGGTCAAGAACATATACAACAGCAGTTGGAATTTCAAAGCCTGGGGAAATCTGTGATAAGAGTCCATTTTCAGTTGTGGAAAATTCTCCGAATAAGACAGTAAACAGCTCACAAGAAACAACTTTGTCAATGGTAGTACAGAATTATGAGTCTCTAGGTGCAACTATTACAAAGGGAACAGAACTTCAGATTGCTATAGTGTCACCCTTAATTCTTTCAGATGTCAAAACGTTATCTGTCAAAGAAATAAAACCTGAAGCTCCACCTGAAACAGTGTATCCAGTTATTAAAGAAGGCAGTGTCTGTAGCTTACAAAATCAGTTGGCAGAAAATACTGGAGTTACTGCTGCTTTGAAAGTTAATGAACCAGTAGCAAGTACTACAGCAAGCACCAAGATTTTCCCACTAATtcagaaggaaaagcaaaatgaGTCAACTAATGGTAATTCAGAAGGCGCACCTAATACCACTCAAGGAAAGCATATCAAATCAGAACCAGATATCCATTATCCTGTGAGTGATCAGCAAGCCTCATGTAACTCAAGGGACAATGATATTGTGAGTGGTGATACATTACAGATTGATAATATTTGTTCTCTTGTTGAAGGTAATACATCATTACAGATTGATAATATTTGTTCTCTTGTTGAAGGTAATACATCTTATAATTCCCAAATAGCAAAGATATTCAACTCACCCCCTTTGAAAAAGGTTGAGCTACAGGAACCTTCTCTACCCAATCACCAAGTGATTAGTAGTAAACGACAAAAACAATTGGACAACATCACTGAAAATAAAGACTTTGGTTTTCAAAAAGATGATTTTGTAGAGTGCACAGATATCTCACACAAAATAACTGATGAGTCAAAGTCACTTCAGCCCCCAGAATCACCATCTTTGAAGTATGTTGAAGCAAATAGTGGAATTGTAGAGGAAAGCAATCTGGAGCAAATCACTGAAAAAGAAAGCATGGCTAATGGTATGTGTTCAGTAGCTGCTAATCAGCAGGATAGTTCCCTGGAGGAAATTGCTGTGTCCTGCGATTACACTGCCCAAGATCCTGCAAGAAATGAGATTCTTGATGGTAAGACATCCGGCTTATACCTACATGATCAGCTGtcagaacttttaaaagaatttccCTATGGTATTGAAGCTGTGAACACATGTAAGGGCTCTGTGGCCCCAAAATTAACAGACGAAATCTCAAAAGATCAAACTTGTGATAAGACCGATTGTAACTCCAAAGACTCAATGGACTCAACAGaccaaatacaaattaaaatattaagcTCAGAggaaatgaaacaattatttccTGAACAGGATGATCAACGCTGTGAGGCAGACAAATTGACAGAACCTCAGAAAGAGAAGGCTGTCATGGAAGAAGGGAGCCGGTGTGACTCAGAAGCACTTACAGATGGAGAAAGCTGTGATTCTGTGATAGTGGATTCTGAGAAAGATGACGTCCGTTGCTGTGCGTTGGGGTGGCTCTCTATGGTTTATGAAGGAATTCCCCAGTGCCAGTGTAATTCCATCAAGAACCAGACTTcaggggaagaaaaagggaaagatcAATGTCCTCCTTTGGAGACCAACAGTTGTCAACAAGGAGAGAGGACCTCTGATAGAGATGTCCCTGTTGGATTTACTAGTTCTCCAAGTAACAAGCCAAAGATTCCTCTGAGTCTTCCAGATGGGAAAAACCATTTTCGTTTAACAGAAGAAGGCAAGAATATAAAAGATGGATCCCAAACAAAACATAACAGCTCACTAAGGTCAGAACAAGAAGTATCTAGTCAGTATTTATCTAAAGGTGATAAAAAACTAGATTTCTTGCAGAGTCACAAACGAAAAGCAAAACTGCAGTTTCATGAGATAACTTTTCACTCTGGTAATAAAATGACCAAGTTTTCTCAAGAGAGCCTGCAGAAGAGGCTCGTGGCACCAAACTCACGTCCACTAAAAGCAAAGACATGTTTtttgacaaataaaaacaaagatctACACGTGAAGAACGGTTCGTTGGTACAGTCAGTATcaccagaaaagagaaaattgaaagcAGGAGGCCCTAcacaaaaaattttggaaaaaaggaAGTTAGACGAAGGGAGTGTACATGTTTCagagatgaagaggaagaaacatgaTAAGCGAGAGCAGAACCGAAATGTGGGAGGTGGTACATTTAAGTTATGTAATTTTTTGTCAACCTCAAATGAAAGAGCCAGGGTTAAAGAAAAGGCAGTATCAAATGTTATGTCCTCAGGTTCCAAGGATAGTTCCTCTAAATTTAATAGAGTTCTAACACAGAAGGAGTATTTACAAAGGCAGAAGTATAAAGAAACAGTGGGTaacaaagcattaaaaaaatatgtgaagaatGTACCATGTGATTCTGAATACGTGAGGTCCAGTAAACTTGCTGTGCGAGTAGGGAGTTGTGGGACATCAAACGATAGACAGAGTAGCAGCGTGCAGACCTCTAAAGAACCAATCAATATTTATGTAAACCATGGTAAGAACATAAAAATCCACCACTCCGAGGAGTCTAAAACGAACGTTTCGAGGAATGTTAAAGGAACAGTTGGTGGAAAGCAGCCTGATAAAATGTGGATCGATAAAACCAAATTAGACAAAAACTTAACCAATATAAATAATGATGTTGAATTCAGCCAAATGTCTCCCCAGTCAAAGGATCAAAGGAAACTGTACCTGAACAGAGTTGCCTTTAAATGTACTGAACGTGAGAGCATTTGTCTCACAAAATTAGATGGTTCACCCAGGAAGCTTAATAAAGAGAAGAGACCAGAAAATAAACCTAAGAGCCTTTTGCTTGTGAAAGATACCACAGAAAAATCAAGAATGCTGGAGTTTAAATTATGTCCAGATGGGCTGATAAAGAATACAAACCCTGTTGAAGACCGGAAGGATCTGCAGCCTTGTCCTGGGAAGGAGCAAGCCCCTGTGCAAG tttcagGAATAAAAAGTACAAAAGAAGACTGGTTAAAATGTGTAACTGAGGAGAAAAGGATGCCGGAAGCCAACCAGGAAATAG gggagggATTTGGGCTGAGGGCCAACCAGAAAAATCAGAGCTTTCAGTATCCAATTTAA